One Bacteroidota bacterium genomic window carries:
- a CDS encoding carbohydrate kinase family protein codes for MPKKVFILSGASFDTIVYLPEFPQAIPQTIHQSVFTEGPGSTGVGKAANLCRLGFDTMLQLLIGNDWHGQQIQDYLGTKEIKLFIDTDPAGTERHVNLMNSRGERISIFITSASSMPPIDYAKYEQEIIQSDTIVLNIADYARHFIPLLRKHKKEVWTDLHDYTDENPYHEDFINASDFIFLSSDNLTDYRNTMQKLMARGKKLVVCTHGKKGATALSSDGKWIDMPVIESFDVKDTNGAGDAFFSGFLYAHKKGLSVKECLLYGHILGGMCVNSEKIAADNLSIQEVEKHFRNLA; via the coding sequence ATGCCAAAGAAAGTATTCATTCTGTCCGGTGCTTCGTTCGACACCATTGTGTATTTGCCTGAGTTTCCGCAAGCCATTCCACAAACCATTCACCAATCGGTTTTCACCGAGGGGCCAGGCTCCACCGGAGTAGGAAAAGCTGCCAATTTATGCCGCCTGGGGTTCGACACCATGCTCCAATTACTTATAGGCAATGACTGGCATGGGCAACAAATTCAGGATTACCTCGGTACCAAAGAAATTAAGCTTTTTATCGATACCGACCCGGCTGGAACCGAACGGCATGTGAACCTCATGAACAGTCGCGGCGAACGGATTTCGATCTTTATTACCAGTGCCTCATCCATGCCCCCTATTGACTATGCCAAATACGAACAAGAGATAATTCAGTCCGATACCATTGTGCTGAATATTGCCGATTACGCCCGCCACTTTATTCCCCTGCTCAGAAAACACAAAAAGGAAGTGTGGACCGATTTGCACGACTATACCGACGAAAATCCCTACCACGAAGACTTCATCAATGCTTCAGACTTTATCTTTCTAAGCTCCGACAACCTCACAGATTACCGTAACACCATGCAAAAATTAATGGCGCGAGGAAAAAAACTGGTCGTTTGCACCCACGGCAAAAAGGGAGCCACCGCTCTGAGCAGCGACGGCAAATGGATTGATATGCCCGTTATTGAAAGTTTCGACGTAAAAGATACCAACGGAGCAGGCGATGCTTTTTTCAGCGGCTTTTTGTATGCACATAAAAAGGGGCTAAGTGTGAAAGAATGCCTGCTTTACGGACATATTCTGGGTGGTATGTGTGTGAATTCAGAAAAAATTGCTGCCGATAACCTGAGTATACAAGAAGTTGAAAAGCATTTTAGAAATCTGGCATGA
- a CDS encoding histidine kinase, whose protein sequence is MSDQSESIFNTNSWWGQVFAMRWVRHLIYWSSIVVFFGFFWGSSVGNYKEIILSEILLLPGKMAAVYFCIDFLLPRYLLSRRFSHFILLSLAAMLLLGLFQRILVYFILIERVDGFLDLPFHNPYEIMHHIIDINTVMVIPLGVRLLRVYYYQKVAATELAKARYQAELKFLKAQVHPHFLFNTLNTLYGLILKKSDQAGEVVLKLSDLMRYLLYETQAERVPLEKEIEHIRNYIELEKIRYGQKLEVSFTLNGEVSGKFIAPMILLHFVENSFKHGVAKSIDCAWITIDFTSANNCYLLRIENSKPTNKSDLLKSKKPFSGVGLQNVTQRLNLLYKDKHRLTLDDQPDSYTVELELIHDND, encoded by the coding sequence ATGAGCGATCAATCAGAAAGTATTTTTAACACCAACAGCTGGTGGGGCCAGGTATTTGCCATGCGATGGGTGCGCCATTTAATTTACTGGTCGTCCATAGTGGTATTTTTTGGCTTTTTCTGGGGTTCGTCGGTGGGGAATTACAAAGAAATTATTCTTAGCGAAATTCTGCTTCTGCCCGGAAAAATGGCTGCTGTATACTTCTGCATCGATTTTCTGCTCCCGCGTTATTTACTGTCCCGCCGCTTCAGCCACTTTATCTTGCTTTCGCTCGCAGCCATGCTTTTGCTTGGTCTGTTTCAACGGATATTGGTTTATTTCATTCTGATAGAAAGAGTAGATGGTTTTCTAGACTTGCCTTTTCATAACCCCTATGAGATTATGCACCATATTATCGATATCAATACAGTAATGGTGATACCTCTGGGAGTAAGGTTGCTACGTGTTTATTACTACCAGAAAGTAGCTGCCACCGAACTGGCAAAAGCCCGGTACCAAGCAGAACTAAAGTTTCTGAAAGCCCAGGTGCATCCGCACTTTCTGTTTAACACCCTAAATACTTTGTATGGTTTGATACTAAAAAAATCCGATCAGGCTGGCGAGGTAGTGCTGAAACTTTCTGACCTGATGCGCTACCTTCTCTACGAAACTCAGGCCGAAAGAGTACCCCTCGAGAAAGAAATAGAACATATCAGAAATTACATCGAACTGGAAAAAATACGCTATGGGCAAAAGCTTGAAGTGAGTTTTACATTAAACGGCGAGGTCTCTGGCAAGTTCATCGCACCTATGATTCTGTTGCATTTTGTCGAAAATAGTTTCAAGCACGGTGTGGCAAAATCGATTGATTGTGCGTGGATTACTATCGATTTTACAAGCGCCAATAATTGCTACCTGCTCCGGATCGAAAACAGCAAACCAACCAACAAATCGGACTTACTAAAAAGCAAGAAACCTTTTTCAGGCGTGGGGCTGCAGAATGTAACTCAGCGGCTCAATCTGCTTTATAAAGATAAACACAGGCTCACGCTCGACGACCAACCCGACAGCTATACTGTTGAACTGGAACTTATTCACGATAACGATTAA
- a CDS encoding response regulator transcription factor, whose amino-acid sequence MKKLNCIIVDDESIARDILEEYINRIESLHLVAKCHDALNAYNVLQSEPIDLVFLDIQMPQLTGIDLLNSLERTPKIIFTTAYTEYALKGYEFDTLDYLLKPISFDRFLKAVDKAMNQHLQEQIAKEDDTESAFIYLKSDAMMVRVMLRDILFVESVRNCIHVHLEGKILVSYLPISSLEQRLPASQFLRIHRSFIVARNKIEAFSPNLVQIGKHKIPVGRNYKEIFLREFNL is encoded by the coding sequence ATGAAAAAACTCAATTGTATCATTGTCGATGATGAAAGCATTGCCCGTGACATTCTCGAAGAGTATATCAACCGAATCGAAAGCCTACATCTGGTGGCTAAATGCCACGATGCCCTGAATGCGTATAATGTATTACAATCCGAGCCCATCGACCTGGTATTTCTTGATATACAGATGCCCCAGCTTACCGGCATTGATTTGCTCAACTCGCTCGAAAGAACGCCAAAGATAATTTTTACCACTGCTTACACCGAATACGCTTTAAAAGGTTACGAATTTGATACTTTGGATTATCTGCTCAAGCCAATTTCCTTCGATCGATTTTTAAAAGCGGTAGACAAGGCCATGAATCAGCATTTGCAGGAGCAAATTGCTAAGGAGGACGATACAGAAAGTGCTTTTATTTATCTAAAATCCGATGCCATGATGGTAAGGGTTATGCTTCGCGATATTCTATTCGTAGAAAGCGTAAGAAATTGCATCCACGTGCACCTCGAAGGAAAAATCCTGGTAAGCTACCTTCCAATCAGCTCACTTGAGCAGCGCTTGCCTGCCAGTCAGTTTCTTCGTATACACCGAAGTTTTATTGTAGCGCGTAATAAAATCGAGGCTTTCTCACCCAACCTGGTTCAAATTGGGAAACATAAAATACCGGTTGGAAGAAATTACAAAGAAATTTTTCTTAGGGAGTTTAATCTGTAA
- a CDS encoding lipid A deacylase LpxR family protein, giving the protein MKNFLVILLLLLTFLPSPGQDLSPSTGMQNMVLLHWENDIFLHTDYYFTNGAAVEFISPAVRIKAMDKLLYMPLKNGFASHSISIRQNMYTPEKMFETDVQWNDRPYAGYFIGEYKLSQETKRKKFSSGLSIGMLGEYSLAARTQDFVHSLDEMVPAAGWQYQVKNAPVINLQSRYQEMLVRNPIFDLQYGINGRIGSLYTDVSADATVRVGKRAGGFDFQTTGNRTTDFECYLFMNAASTLSYFDATLQGSILNYHPSDHYFDNAERYMFVSKLSMGWVLAYNHLRLKASLVHLTPEFKGGKSHGWGEISLGVSF; this is encoded by the coding sequence GTGAAGAATTTTTTAGTTATCCTTTTACTACTTCTTACTTTTTTGCCTTCCCCTGGCCAGGATTTAAGTCCATCAACAGGAATGCAAAACATGGTTTTGCTGCATTGGGAGAACGATATCTTCCTGCATACCGATTACTATTTTACCAACGGTGCTGCGGTTGAGTTTATAAGTCCTGCAGTGCGCATAAAAGCTATGGACAAGCTCTTGTACATGCCTTTGAAAAATGGATTTGCGAGTCATAGCATCAGCATAAGACAGAACATGTATACTCCCGAAAAGATGTTCGAAACAGATGTCCAATGGAACGACCGCCCCTATGCAGGTTATTTTATCGGCGAGTACAAGCTATCGCAGGAAACGAAACGGAAGAAATTCAGTTCAGGCTTAAGCATAGGAATGTTAGGAGAATACTCCCTTGCCGCCCGCACCCAGGATTTTGTGCATAGCCTCGACGAGATGGTGCCCGCTGCAGGCTGGCAATACCAGGTAAAAAATGCTCCTGTTATCAACCTCCAATCGCGTTACCAGGAAATGTTGGTTCGAAATCCCATATTCGACCTGCAATATGGTATCAATGGCCGAATTGGTAGTCTATACACCGATGTTTCGGCCGATGCCACAGTAAGAGTAGGCAAACGTGCCGGAGGCTTCGATTTCCAAACAACAGGAAACAGAACTACCGATTTCGAATGCTACCTTTTTATGAATGCTGCCAGCACTCTATCCTATTTCGATGCTACCTTACAGGGCAGTATACTCAATTACCACCCGAGCGACCACTATTTTGACAATGCCGAACGTTATATGTTTGTTTCGAAGTTAAGTATGGGATGGGTACTCGCTTACAACCACTTGAGGTTGAAAGCCTCTCTGGTGCATCTCACTCCGGAATTTAAAGGTGGAAAAAGCCATGGCTGGGGCGAGATCAGCCTTGGAGTTTCTTTTTAA
- the ppk1 gene encoding polyphosphate kinase 1: MIVNNYRSKEISWLSFNERLLQEAEKPEVPLIERIKFLGIYSNNLDEFFRVRVAILKKIAQLNKNTMLDGGYPLDILKEVYKLILKQQKRFDKIFSGLAAELSEHDIYLINETQLTEEQGEFVHDYFQNQVRPNLMPIIISKNRELPDLKDDAIYLAVELVPSSENRIVHALMEIPSLLNRFVMLPSKGQKHYIILLDDVIRYGLIDIFYMFSPSRANAFTIKLTRDAELNIDDDLARNYVDKISQGLERRKEAAPVRLVYDKGLPADFLEILMKKLHFTPGDVILKGGRYHNFKDFISFPKIGSKNLRYPDLPVVPHKDIQKGQSILQKMKEKDLLLHFPYHSFINFIDLLQEASIDPDVECIKITIYRVARNSKVLNALINAARNGKKVTAIMELQARFDEKANIAWSNRLIDEGVRVIYGVPGLKVHSKLCLITRTEKKHTAHYCCIGTGNFNEDTATVFSDHMLLTSNTGIAKEVISIFEFFEKNYHKTRQSHLLVSPFSLRIKLNQMIQNEINLARAGKPAFIYLKLNNLVDIALIKKLYKARKMGVEVRLNVRGMFSAVPQFDKLSKSIEAIGLIDRYLEHSRLFIFGNNGKPKVYISSSDLMSRNLDRRIEVACPIYNEELKEELLTMCTIQWQDNTAARILNNSLSNKIRQTGAKKIRSQESFHHYLMKRHTT, encoded by the coding sequence ATGATAGTTAACAATTACAGGAGCAAGGAGATCAGTTGGTTATCGTTTAACGAGCGATTGTTACAGGAAGCCGAAAAGCCTGAAGTGCCACTTATCGAGCGTATCAAATTTTTGGGTATCTATTCCAATAACCTCGACGAGTTTTTCAGGGTGCGTGTGGCCATTCTCAAAAAGATTGCTCAGCTCAATAAGAATACCATGCTCGACGGAGGTTACCCGCTCGACATACTGAAAGAAGTCTATAAGCTTATTTTAAAACAGCAAAAGCGTTTCGATAAGATATTCAGCGGCTTGGCTGCGGAGTTAAGCGAACATGATATTTATCTGATTAACGAAACACAGCTTACCGAAGAGCAGGGTGAATTTGTGCACGACTATTTTCAAAACCAGGTACGTCCGAATCTGATGCCCATTATCATTTCGAAGAACCGCGAACTGCCAGACCTGAAGGACGATGCCATATACCTGGCTGTAGAATTGGTTCCCAGCAGCGAAAATAGAATTGTACATGCGCTAATGGAAATTCCTTCGCTGCTCAACCGTTTTGTCATGCTTCCTTCCAAAGGGCAAAAGCATTACATCATTTTGCTCGACGATGTAATACGCTATGGATTAATCGACATTTTTTATATGTTTTCACCTTCGCGTGCAAATGCTTTCACTATCAAGCTTACCCGCGATGCAGAATTGAATATCGACGATGACCTGGCCAGGAATTATGTCGACAAAATTTCACAAGGTTTAGAGAGGCGTAAAGAAGCAGCCCCTGTGCGGTTGGTGTACGACAAAGGTTTACCGGCAGATTTTCTTGAGATACTCATGAAAAAGCTGCATTTTACTCCCGGGGATGTAATTCTAAAAGGAGGCCGTTACCACAATTTTAAAGACTTCATCAGTTTCCCGAAAATAGGCTCCAAAAACCTTCGTTACCCTGATTTGCCAGTGGTACCGCACAAGGATATTCAAAAGGGGCAATCTATACTACAGAAAATGAAGGAAAAAGATTTGCTGTTGCATTTCCCCTATCATTCCTTCATCAACTTTATCGATTTGCTGCAGGAAGCGTCGATTGACCCAGATGTAGAGTGCATTAAAATTACCATTTACCGGGTGGCGCGCAATTCGAAGGTTTTAAATGCACTTATCAACGCAGCCCGCAACGGTAAAAAAGTAACAGCTATCATGGAACTTCAGGCCCGATTCGACGAAAAAGCCAACATTGCCTGGTCGAACCGGCTTATTGACGAAGGTGTGCGGGTAATTTACGGGGTGCCAGGACTTAAAGTACACAGCAAACTTTGCCTCATTACCCGAACCGAGAAAAAACATACGGCGCACTATTGCTGCATAGGAACCGGAAATTTTAACGAGGACACAGCCACTGTATTCAGTGATCATATGTTGCTTACTTCCAATACAGGCATTGCCAAAGAAGTAATTTCTATTTTTGAATTTTTCGAAAAGAATTATCACAAAACACGTCAAAGCCACTTGCTGGTTTCTCCTTTTTCGCTGCGCATAAAGCTGAACCAGATGATTCAGAACGAGATTAACCTGGCAAGGGCAGGCAAACCAGCATTTATTTATCTGAAGTTAAACAACCTGGTAGATATAGCTTTAATTAAAAAGCTTTACAAGGCAAGAAAAATGGGGGTTGAAGTACGACTGAATGTAAGAGGGATGTTTTCTGCGGTACCTCAATTTGATAAACTCAGCAAATCGATCGAAGCCATTGGGCTGATAGACCGTTACCTGGAGCATTCGCGCCTTTTTATTTTTGGCAACAACGGAAAGCCTAAGGTCTATATTTCATCGTCGGATCTGATGTCCAGAAACCTCGACCGACGAATTGAAGTGGCCTGCCCGATTTACAACGAAGAGCTGAAGGAAGAGCTACTCACCATGTGTACCATACAATGGCAGGATAACACTGCAGCGCGAATACTTAACAATTCGCTCAGCAACAAAATAAGACAGACTGGTGCCAAGAAAATTCGCTCTCAGGAGTCCTTTCATCATTACCTGATGAAACGACATACCACATAA
- a CDS encoding SDR family NAD(P)-dependent oxidoreductase: protein MNKKAFITGATSGIGLATARLMSDNGYDLILCGRQQPKLLELENELGQKTRIKTLCFDVSSRAETFEAINSLPENWKNIDVLLNNAGNAHGFDLAQDADLDDWEKMIDINVKGLMYVTKALLPILIAQKSGHIVNMGSIAGKEVYLKGNAYCASKHAVSAFTDALRLDLNGTGVKVSCIHPGAVNTGFSEVRFKGDKQKASKVYEGFESLVAEDIAELIFFIVSRPAHVNISDSIILPAAQASASLINRTLD from the coding sequence ATGAACAAAAAGGCATTCATTACTGGGGCTACTTCGGGCATTGGTCTGGCCACTGCCAGGCTGATGTCGGACAATGGTTACGACCTCATTTTATGCGGTCGCCAGCAACCAAAACTCCTTGAGCTGGAGAATGAACTGGGTCAAAAAACAAGAATAAAAACCCTTTGTTTTGATGTAAGTTCCCGTGCCGAAACCTTTGAAGCTATTAATAGCCTGCCCGAGAACTGGAAAAACATAGATGTGCTTCTGAACAACGCAGGCAACGCCCATGGTTTCGATCTGGCACAGGATGCAGACCTCGACGACTGGGAAAAAATGATTGACATTAACGTAAAGGGGCTTATGTATGTAACCAAAGCACTACTCCCTATTTTAATCGCTCAAAAAAGTGGGCATATTGTTAACATGGGCTCCATTGCCGGTAAGGAAGTATACCTGAAAGGAAATGCCTATTGCGCTTCGAAACATGCCGTATCGGCATTTACCGATGCCCTTCGGCTCGACTTGAATGGAACCGGCGTAAAGGTTTCGTGCATACATCCCGGAGCTGTCAATACAGGTTTTTCGGAGGTACGGTTTAAAGGCGACAAGCAAAAGGCATCGAAGGTATACGAAGGTTTTGAGTCGCTTGTAGCAGAAGATATTGCCGAACTTATTTTCTTTATCGTTTCACGCCCTGCTCATGTAAATATCAGCGACAGCATCATCCTGCCTGCGGCGCAGGCCTCCGCTTCGTTGATAAATCGCACACTGGATTGA
- a CDS encoding CAP domain-containing protein, which produces MAKLKIKNGLRWGLFGLLISSFIACSEDSNEIPVNTEIEIEIQQLVNQYRLSQNLEPLAMNSALVKAAAGHTDYMIEAESISHDNWEERVSSLQQELGSTAFAENVASGQRTAQEVVNAWLNSDGHRRNIEGNYSLTGISARRNQEGRYYFTQIFTN; this is translated from the coding sequence ATGGCTAAACTGAAAATAAAAAATGGACTTCGATGGGGATTGTTTGGATTGCTCATTTCAAGCTTCATTGCCTGTTCAGAAGACAGTAACGAAATTCCTGTCAACACTGAAATTGAAATTGAAATTCAGCAACTGGTGAATCAATACCGACTAAGTCAGAACCTCGAGCCCCTGGCAATGAATAGTGCCCTTGTGAAGGCTGCAGCCGGCCATACTGATTATATGATTGAAGCGGAAAGTATCAGCCACGACAATTGGGAGGAAAGGGTTTCGAGCTTGCAGCAAGAATTAGGAAGTACTGCCTTTGCCGAAAACGTAGCCAGCGGACAACGCACTGCACAGGAAGTAGTAAATGCCTGGCTAAACAGCGATGGTCATCGCAGAAACATCGAGGGCAATTATTCCCTCACAGGCATTTCAGCCAGGCGTAACCAAGAGGGCAGGTATTATTTTACCCAGATTTTTACCAATTAA
- a CDS encoding efflux RND transporter periplasmic adaptor subunit: MKKIIKIALVVIFVGVIIFGFIYLYQKSKEKDVIYETKNPTIETIVQKTVATGKVIPRKEIAIKPQVSGIISELYVEPGNFVKKGDLIAKVKIIPDMVALNEAESRLNRAKLQLEDAKLVYDRQKKVYEQGVIPEAEFQKVRLEYNTAIENLEAAENNLYLIQDGITKKSGQTSNTLIRSTIEGMVLDVPIEVGTSVIQSNTFNEGTTIASIADMGEMIFEGKIDETEVGKIKTGMKLELTIGAIENETFEAILEYIAPKGVEENGAVQFEIKAQVKLSENSFIRAGYSANANIVLDKRDSVLAISEALLKFEEKNKDSVYVEVEMQPQVFEKRYIKTGLSDGINIEVKEGLTTEDKVKAGEKKEEKPPVETQG; encoded by the coding sequence ATGAAGAAGATAATAAAAATAGCATTGGTGGTAATTTTTGTAGGAGTCATCATTTTTGGGTTCATTTACCTGTACCAAAAATCGAAAGAAAAGGATGTGATTTACGAAACGAAAAATCCAACCATCGAAACAATTGTGCAGAAAACAGTAGCTACCGGAAAAGTAATTCCCCGCAAGGAAATTGCTATCAAGCCACAGGTATCGGGCATTATTTCCGAATTGTATGTTGAACCTGGAAATTTTGTAAAAAAAGGCGACCTCATTGCCAAGGTGAAAATTATTCCCGATATGGTAGCATTAAACGAAGCTGAATCGAGGCTTAACAGGGCTAAGCTTCAACTCGAAGATGCTAAATTGGTATACGACCGGCAAAAAAAGGTTTATGAGCAGGGTGTAATTCCAGAGGCTGAATTTCAAAAAGTAAGGCTTGAATACAATACAGCCATAGAAAACCTCGAAGCTGCAGAGAATAACTTATATTTAATTCAGGATGGTATCACCAAAAAATCAGGTCAGACTTCCAATACTTTAATCCGTTCGACCATCGAAGGAATGGTGCTTGATGTGCCTATTGAAGTAGGCACCTCCGTAATACAATCGAACACTTTCAACGAGGGCACAACCATTGCCTCAATTGCCGATATGGGCGAAATGATTTTCGAAGGTAAAATTGACGAAACAGAGGTAGGTAAAATTAAAACCGGCATGAAGCTGGAGCTTACCATAGGTGCCATCGAAAACGAAACTTTTGAGGCTATACTCGAATACATTGCCCCTAAAGGGGTAGAAGAAAATGGAGCAGTTCAGTTCGAAATTAAAGCCCAGGTAAAACTCTCTGAAAATAGTTTTATACGAGCAGGTTATAGTGCTAACGCCAATATTGTACTGGATAAACGCGACAGCGTTTTAGCCATTTCCGAAGCACTTTTAAAATTCGAAGAAAAAAACAAAGATTCGGTTTATGTGGAGGTAGAAATGCAACCACAGGTATTTGAAAAGCGCTACATTAAAACCGGGTTGTCCGACGGAATAAATATTGAAGTGAAAGAGGGGTTAACAACCGAAGACAAGGTGAAAGCAGGCGAAAAAAAGGAAGAAAAGCCCCCAGTAGAAACTCAAGGATAG
- a CDS encoding ABC transporter permease has product MIDIDKWQEIFHTLKHNKLRTALTAFGVFWGIFMLVIMLGAGSGLENAVYSNLGDFARNSMFIWAQQTTMPYKGFPRNRSYHFNYDDLYAIKDGIPEIDIIAPTVNGGGYQQATLVVNGIRKGNFQVFGKTPEENLIDPVDLLYGRFLNDFDLENKRKAVLLGKRVYEELFAKGEDPTNKYIRINSIYFQVIGVYESKHSGGWGEQQNNQIFIPFSTAQQVYNYANQVDHFSIVVKSDYPVKDIEPRVMAILAKNHTIHPDDKGAFGYQNVGEQFKKMNGLFLGIRGLIWIVGVGTLLAGIIGVSNIMLIIIRERTSEFGIKRAIGATPMKIITTVLSESIFLTVVAGLTGLMFGVFIIEMVALALASGNGEMFKNPEVDFKLAVTALVIIIISGLIAGLIPSRRAVSIKPIEAIRTEN; this is encoded by the coding sequence ATGATAGATATAGATAAGTGGCAGGAAATATTCCACACACTCAAACACAATAAACTTCGAACAGCCTTAACCGCTTTTGGCGTTTTCTGGGGTATTTTTATGTTGGTTATTATGTTGGGTGCCGGCAGTGGGCTGGAAAATGCGGTATATTCAAACTTGGGCGATTTTGCCAGAAACAGCATGTTTATCTGGGCTCAACAAACTACTATGCCCTATAAAGGATTTCCACGCAACCGAAGTTATCATTTTAATTACGACGATTTATATGCCATCAAGGATGGAATCCCCGAAATTGATATCATAGCACCAACTGTCAATGGGGGTGGGTATCAGCAAGCCACACTTGTTGTGAATGGAATACGAAAGGGAAATTTTCAGGTATTTGGCAAGACGCCTGAGGAGAACCTCATCGATCCTGTCGACCTTCTCTATGGCCGTTTTCTTAACGATTTCGATTTGGAAAATAAACGTAAGGCTGTTTTGCTTGGGAAACGGGTTTATGAAGAGTTATTTGCCAAGGGCGAAGATCCAACCAATAAATACATACGCATTAACTCCATATACTTTCAGGTGATTGGAGTATATGAATCGAAACATTCCGGAGGATGGGGCGAGCAGCAAAACAACCAGATTTTTATTCCATTCAGCACCGCACAACAAGTATATAACTATGCCAACCAGGTGGATCATTTCTCCATTGTTGTAAAATCGGATTACCCCGTAAAAGACATCGAACCCAGGGTTATGGCCATTCTGGCAAAAAACCATACCATACACCCCGACGATAAAGGGGCCTTTGGTTACCAGAATGTAGGCGAACAATTTAAAAAAATGAACGGACTCTTTTTGGGTATCCGTGGACTTATCTGGATAGTAGGTGTGGGAACACTCCTGGCTGGTATTATTGGAGTTAGCAACATTATGCTGATCATTATCCGTGAGCGTACCAGTGAGTTTGGCATAAAAAGGGCCATTGGGGCTACTCCCATGAAAATAATTACCACTGTTTTATCCGAATCGATTTTTCTAACAGTGGTAGCTGGCCTTACTGGGCTAATGTTTGGTGTGTTTATTATCGAAATGGTGGCCCTGGCACTTGCAAGTGGTAATGGCGAAATGTTTAAAAACCCTGAGGTCGATTTTAAACTGGCTGTCACCGCGCTGGTCATTATTATTATCTCGGGTCTTATTGCCGGACTCATTCCTTCCAGACGTGCTGTATCCATAAAACCTATAGAAGCAATCAGAACAGAAAATTAA
- a CDS encoding ABC transporter permease: MLDFGVWQEILSTMSKNKLRTFLTSFSVFWGIFILMILLGSGNGLKKGVMHNFSDATNSVWMWGGMTSMAHEGLNIGRPVTFRNDDLSYLDASYEGLENLSGRINLWGGAYHSSYKNEYGDFEIQAVLPGHQVTEKLDLMEGRLLNEYDMKKFRKVAVIGRKVKERLFKEEDPIGKYVNINGIPFLVVGVFTDIHDGETERLYIPLTVAQKTFQPGNMVGTITFTTGNATVEESEVLIEDIRKKIAQKHGFNPDDQSAMGSWNALKEYKQMLTLFNGINIFVGIIGVFTLIAGLVGVSNIMLIVVKERTKEIGIRKAIGATPRSIIGLIILEALIITSFAGYLGLLFGIGILEFLASKMPASDFFRNPGVDFRFAIFAALLVIFAGMMAGFVPARRAARIKPIEALRDE, translated from the coding sequence ATGCTTGATTTTGGCGTTTGGCAGGAGATTTTAAGCACCATGAGCAAAAACAAGCTCAGGACTTTCTTAACCAGTTTTAGCGTATTCTGGGGGATTTTTATCCTTATGATTCTGCTTGGCTCTGGCAATGGTCTTAAAAAAGGTGTAATGCACAATTTCAGCGATGCAACCAACAGCGTTTGGATGTGGGGTGGAATGACCAGCATGGCTCACGAAGGGCTTAATATCGGAAGGCCTGTTACATTCAGAAACGATGATTTGAGCTACCTGGATGCCAGTTACGAAGGACTCGAAAACCTTTCGGGCCGCATCAATCTATGGGGAGGGGCTTATCATAGCAGTTATAAGAATGAATATGGCGATTTTGAGATTCAGGCAGTTCTGCCGGGTCACCAGGTTACTGAAAAGCTGGACCTTATGGAAGGCCGGCTGCTCAATGAATACGACATGAAAAAATTCCGGAAGGTTGCCGTGATTGGCCGGAAAGTAAAAGAACGCCTATTCAAGGAAGAAGACCCGATTGGCAAATATGTGAACATAAATGGTATACCATTTCTCGTAGTAGGTGTTTTTACCGATATCCACGATGGAGAAACCGAACGTTTGTACATACCTCTTACGGTGGCGCAGAAAACCTTTCAGCCTGGGAACATGGTGGGTACAATTACTTTTACAACAGGCAACGCCACAGTAGAAGAAAGTGAAGTACTTATTGAGGATATCCGGAAAAAAATAGCCCAAAAGCATGGCTTTAATCCTGATGACCAAAGTGCAATGGGAAGCTGGAATGCCCTTAAAGAATACAAACAGATGCTTACTCTTTTTAACGGCATCAACATTTTTGTTGGAATAATTGGTGTATTTACACTCATTGCTGGTCTTGTAGGTGTAAGTAATATCATGCTCATTGTGGTAAAAGAGCGCACCAAGGAAATTGGCATTCGCAAAGCAATTGGGGCTACTCCCAGATCCATTATAGGACTTATAATACTCGAAGCACTTATTATTACTTCATTTGCCGGATACTTAGGTTTGCTGTTTGGAATAGGTATACTCGAGTTTCTGGCTTCTAAAATGCCAGCCTCCGATTTCTTCAGAAATCCGGGAGTTGATTTCAGGTTCGCAATTTTTGCAGCCCTGTTGGTAATTTTTGCCGGAATGATGGCAGGTTTTGTACCAGCTAGGCGGGCAGCCCGCATTAAACCAATAGAAGCTTTAAGAGACGAATAA